GATCCCAATTAATGTTTTGTTCAACACTATGGAAACCATATTTATTAAAAGATATCAGACAACTAAACTAGAACAGCTTCAGTGTCATGCAACAAAGTACATATTGAATGACCATACCAGCAACTATAAATCTCGATTACTtgagctcaaaattttgccttgaATGTATGTTTTGGACATCTGTGACATAATGTTTTTTATCAAAAGCCTTAAAGCCCctacaaatgcatttaatatCGCTGACTATATTAAATTCATTTCAGGAAACACATGATCAGGATCTAGCTATAAACTGCAACACATAAGAAATACTAATGTTTCCAGCAGcaacttctatttcaacagaCTCCCTCGTATATGGAATGTTTTACCAATAATAGATTACAATCTTAGCCTACCTACTATCAAGTACAAACTTACAAACtttctatggaatcattttgaactaaattttgatcctgacaatgcatgcactttttcttttgtttgtccctgttgtaattgtaataagtcccccaaacctcccaactttgatcacctgtaacccttgctttaaatgagttttatataatataagtaactataactaatcttaATAGCTACTTACTCCTGGTCACTGGCACTGGATGtcagtggaccttcagcatacactagaTTTTAAGGACTACTAATGTTTATGCTGTACGTATCTTGTTGTATgcatgctgtaaagcaaataataaataaataaataaataaaatgcaAGTATATGATTTTCAAGGTTATGTACTTAAATACAATGCAACTATGAGTACTTTTAATTTGATAGTATTTAAATATAAGTATTATtgttatttattacaggtaatttataaggctaaacagcctgttacacctgatcaacaggtaaaaaagtacaagtagactaattacatacatttatacatagtgttagatgaatattggtcaatcaatttcttaaaatcatcaactgatgctgcatatgctacttcttggggtaaattattccatggttcaacaactcttcttgtaaaaaaatatttcctggcatctgttcttgaaaaatatttaaatagcttaaatgtatgacctctggtatgggtaatgggtgaaaaagtaaaaaaatcagaatggcctatatcatacttatcatgtagcatattgtagacagcaatcatgtcacctctataacgtctataatgtaatgatggcaagttaagtactttcaatcgttcctcgtagtcaagatttcttatagatttgatcattctagttgctttccgttggattttttctaatttttggatgtctgttttatagtaaggtccccaaaccaagttaccatcttctaaaataggacgtactattgatttgtataaacatgtaaatgaatctacagaaatatccgaaaaggtctgtttaataaTGCCAATAAGTCTATTAGCCTTATTAACCACTGCcgaacactgactatgaaacttgagattggaatcaatcaacacccccaaatccttttcctcatttaccttaacaatgtccatcccatccatcttataacaatatcttggattaaactgacctatatgtagtattttacatttagaaatgttgaaaggcaactgccacattgctgaccattcaatgcaaacattaatatcatcttgaagggaggatattgggttagcacgactaatgctggaatatatttttgtgtcatctgcaaataaaagaactttattccttaataatgatggcagatcattgatgaaaattgcaaagaaAAGAGGACCCAAGACTGATCCTTGAGGTATTCCACTTATTACATCACTCCAACCAGACATTGACCCATTCACAGAAACTCTTTGTCTGCGtcctttcaaaaagtcttgTATCCAATTAAACAGATCACCTCTAAAACCATATGCATAAATCTTTTTGAGCAACCTTTCATGAGGAACAGAGTCAAAAGCCTTCTTAAAGTCAAGGTACAAAACATCTACTGGATTACCACTGTCCAAAGTCTCTGTCCAATCATCAAGTGCACACAGTAACTGTGTCATACAAGACTTGCGAGGGAGGAATCCATGTTGACATGGTGACATCAAATTGTTGTTAAACAAATGCTCTAACATTCCCTCACGAATAATAGATTCGAAAACTTTGGAAACAACAGATGTTAAACTTACAGGACGGTAATTACAGGGTGAAGATTTgtttcctttcttgaaaatTGGGATAATAGTTGCTACTTTCCAGTCTGGGGGTAGTCTACTGACTTCTTAAAAATTATAGACAGAGGTATGCTTATTTCAGCAGCAGCTTCCTTCAACACTCTGGGGGGGAGCTCATCAGGTCCAGTAGCTTTGCTAGAATTTAAATCACACAACTTTTCTTTTACAATGCCTACATCAATTGCTATGCCATCGAGACTAGTTACAAAGTCACGGTCTTGAAACTCAGGGATGTTATCCATGGATTCTCTGGTAAATGTGCTGGTAAAAAACTTGTTCAACATTTCTGCTTTACCTTCATCAGTTCCTGCTTCAGTATCATTAAGTGACTCATCAACCAGGGTAGGAATGGAGGGTTTAACTCTGACCTTAGAATTTACATATCGCCAAAAAGCTTTAGGGTTGGTCTTCACTTCCTTAGCAATTCTCATCTCGAACTTAGATCTCAagtcatgtgtaaggcgtctaAGCGAATTTCTTACTTCAGTAAACCTAAGATGATCCAAATGATTGCCAGTTCTACGGAACCTTTTCCATAATGTTTCCTTCTTATGTTTAAGATCAATTACTTTATGATTAGTATATGGTAATTTTCTACATTGGGGTTTATGGTACCTTGGGATAGAGCATTCCATAGCAGACTTAAAACGTTGCATAAAAAAATTCCAAGACTGGCATACATTTAGATCCTGTAATTCCGTCAACCAGGCAGTTTCGTTAAGGAGGCTTTTAAGCTTCATATAATccccattgttaaaattgtaagataGTACATCACTGGACTGGTTGATAGTTATTGGAGAACATGAAAGAGAAatattcaaacacaaatgatcaCTCAACCCCAGCCCAGAAGAATATTTGATGGATTTTACTATGTTCTCTTCATTGGTAAGTACTAGGTCTAGTACATGGGGAGATGAACCTGGTCTGAAACGTGTTGGCTCATTAACATGCTGAAATAAAACACATTCTTGTACTGTATCATAGAATTCCTGCTCATACGAATTGCCATAAAAATTATCATCACTCCAATCAATGCCAGGCAAATTAAAGTCACCAGCTATCAATAAATATGATGGTCTTGACTCTAAAACCTCCttaaatacacaacacaatttggATATGCTAACATTGGGATCAGTAGATGGTGAACGATAAATAGTACCAATTAGTAAATAGCTGTAGTTTAATAACTCTATTTTAACCCACAACTGCTCTTGAAATTCAGTAGTAAACGATACCTCCTTAGAATTGAGTGAATCAGTAATATAAATGATTATTCCTGTAGGGCTGTTTTGTAAAGGTGCATCAGGATCAAAATTAGTATAGGAAGTGTAGTTGGGAATTTGAAGTCTAGGAGATAGGATTGGGGCCTTTAATGCTTTAGGTATGACTTCAACTAACAGTATGATATCAGGTTTATCTAAATCAATAGTTGAATTTAGCTCATcaaatttatttaataattgATCACAATTAGTATAGAGTACTTTTAGGTTTCTTGACGCATTGAAGGAACTATCATGAAGTCATTTTTGAGAAGAAATTACAATTAAACTATACACTCTTATCACTTATTATTCAAAATGTCATgattgtgcatgtatgtgtagttagTTTCTGCAAACATCAACTGTACAAACTGTGGTGTATTCAAAGAGTGAACACCTGCATTAATTTTTTTCGCTATGCAGTGGTGTGAGAAATTGATATCTCGATAATTTCATGTTGGTTACAATTTTAAGGCTTAAACCttcatggttttttagtatttGCCGGagcactctctagagttaacgattGAGTACTCACGAGTACTAGTtgcatgtagtcatacccatttaacatgttttgtaccaaccttaaacagtttacagcttttcaagtaacaacaacgATAAacgctgtattaaagtactgatgttagtgtccctgacaaaaatttatgccaatcaaaactctacagccttcattgtgtcactccctgatgactGACAGACATATACATACatcagtatttgtttcagcccatTTACAAATCATCACATTTATATGAAAATGAACTTGTCAGACTACAATTAGCTGTGCTACTGACTTTCATTGGCTatactttcaagtatggagTGTTTTACACATTTTGATTTTCTTTGTCAACCAACCTAAAATTCAACTGTAGGTGTATAGTATCTCAACAGATGTAGAAGTAGAGGGACTCAGATGACCATTAATTCCAATGTAAGTTTCTGTATTTCAACATGTATATACAGCTCTATGCACACTGATTTGAGAGGACTTCATTGTACTTAATGTACTTCATTGTACTTaatgtacttcaaagtacttataagtacttttaagtacttcaAGTACCTTAAGTAGTATAAGTACATTACATTaatttgtacaaaaagtatttACGTATAAGTACAAGTAGCTACTCTAAAAGGTGTACTTAAGTgcacttaagtacaagtaccaatgTACTTTCACCCCAAGCCTGAACAAGGCATGATGAAGGATGTTAACCAAAGAATCGTGATGACagattctcataggaccatgagaacagcccaaaagatggtcaccaaagcACTGAATCTATAGAAGAGAGGCATGTACACAATGGAAAAAGGGGAAACAGAGCCATAGATGCAAACCAACAAACCAGGGATAGCTATACCAAGAGAAGTTTGAGGAATAGCTTTAAGCCAACTACTGGTACCAAAAGAGTGAGCAAGGGCAGTCAAATGAGCATGGTCCCGAATACTGCAAGAAGCAAAATGCCGACTGATCTAAAAAGGCTTGCAGATCATGCTGTGAAGCAGAAGAAATGGGAATGTCAGAGAACATTGCAGCAGCAGCATCCTCATCAGGAAAATGAAGCTGATCAGTAGCAACAAACAGAAGTCTCCTTCATAGATGCTATTGCATGAACTCCAAAAAGCAGCTGCAGCAGACTGGCTGAGTGGATTCTTGTAAACCTAAACTACCCAGATGGAAAGGAAAGCTGGTTTGGCACCAAGAAAGATCAGAAAGACTGCACTGCATAATATGGCTGAGACAATTGCGAATTGAGGTTAAGGTCAAATTGACAAAGAAATCATTGCAGCATGGAAAAAGGAACAGTTCAAAGTAGGTGGATAATCTTGCAGCTACTGAGGCAACTTCACAGAAGATGAAGTTCCACTTGAGGGTCTTCCAAAAGAGCAAGTTTGTCCTGGGTTGAGGTTAGCTACCTTATCTATACAATGACTTAAAAACTCTCTAAAGAAAACATCATCTCCCCAATCCTAATAGCTCTAGACCATCAACCTGCTTAATTCACATTTGATAAATTCAGATGGAGACCAAACTCAGGTCCTCATGAATCAAAGTGAGACAGAAGAGTTTGTAAAGAGGACCACTTGCCCACAAAACTCCATCTTCCAGATACCAAAGATATAATTGCAAAAGATCATGGAGTTTGACAGCATCAATAAATTGTAAGAGGACAAGAGAGAAAAGCAAGGACCCAGAGGGTCACCCAGCTGTACCCCAGAGGAAGCAACCATACCAAAGCACAATTTCAGCTGGCTGAGAGTAACAAATTTACCCACACTGAAATCTCTGGAAAATCTTCAGATACACAAACAAAAAATGCAGGGTGACGGCATTCACTAAAAGCATTCTTCATGTCTACCTTTAGCAATGCTAGGGAGTCATCTGCACCATAAAGAGTTAGAAAATGATCAGTAATATGAATAGCACATTCCAGGCCTCCAGGAATACCAACCCAACTTGTCCATAGGGTAAGAAGGTATCAAGGAGGGAAGGGTGAATGATGAGACAACAAAGGTGACTACCTAACCGATGCAAAACCTCTCCAGCAACAATTAGACGAATGCCACCACCTTTCTTAAGCAGCGTGGTTAAAGGAGTACCACAC
The nucleotide sequence above comes from Dysidea avara chromosome 3, odDysAvar1.4, whole genome shotgun sequence. Encoded proteins:
- the LOC136251670 gene encoding uncharacterized protein — protein: MLEHLFNNNLMSPCQHGFLPRKSCMTQLLCALDDWTETLDSGNPVDVLYLDFKKAFDSVPHERLLKKIYAYGFRGDLFNWIQDFLKGRRQRVSVNGSMSGWSDI
- the LOC136251671 gene encoding uncharacterized protein, whose protein sequence is MDKPDIILLVEVIPKALKAPILSPRLQIPNYTSYTNFDPDAPLQNSPTGIIIYITDSLNSKEVSFTTEFQEQLWVKIELLNYSYLLIGTIYRSPSTDPNVSISKLCCVFKEVLESRPSYLLIAGDFNLPGIDWSDDNFYGNSYEQEFYDTVQECVLFQHVNEPTRFRPGSSPHVLDLVLTNEENIVKSIKYSSGLGLSDHLCLNISLSCSPITINQSSDVLSYNFNNGDYMKLKSLLNETAWLTELQDLNVCQSWNFFMQRFKSAMECSIPRYHKPQCRKLPYTNHKVIDLKHKKETLWKRFRRTGNHLDHLRFTEVRNSLRRLTHDLRSKFEMRIAKEVKTNPKAFWRYVNSKVRVKPSIPTLVDESLNDTEAGTDEGKAEMLNKFFTSTFTRESMDNIPEFQDRDFVTSLDGIAIDVGIVKEKLCDLNSSKATGPDELPPRVLKEAAAEISIPLSIIFKKSVDYPQTGK